A window of the Candidatus Nitrosotalea okcheonensis genome harbors these coding sequences:
- the gatE gene encoding Glu-tRNA(Gln) amidotransferase subunit GatE, translating to MSEIQIDKIGLLVGLEIHQQLATGAKLFCRCKPIESEEYPIKFSRKLRITSSELGEFDPSAIFEKSKEKTIVYYANPESSCLVEQDDEPPHDLDPNAKETVLIMSSALKSNIFNEIYVMRKLVIDGSNTSGFQRTMLVSMGGNLEVNGKKVGVQSICLEEDAAKLLQDLKDTREYSLDRLGIPLVEIALDPVSGTPEEIKNIALTLGRMLRATKRVGRGIGSIRQDVNVSIEGGGSVIEVKGVQKLDQLEKVIEYEAKRQHGLKIIAEKLRTLKIEKISKTQDVKDVSNIFKSCKSKIIQKSLSEGSSIKAMRIKGYAGMFGWEPYQGIRLGKQLGELVRFFGLGGLFHSDELPNYGIEESEIQEIRSILEIKPSDAFIILAGNERKLDTVIESIIKRIEDARNGIPAETRAATVTGETVFLRPRPGSSRMYPETDIPPIIVNNIEIEQARDKIPKSWEENLIALQNQYELNQQLSAQIFDSEYLDLFETICKDKRVSPNFVASTLCSTITNLERQGMDSELLRTTDILEAFSLVTEGKIAKESLEMIFESVMSGKSKTIMEAIKSNALNTMEDTELHKILDELVKSNLKMIEDQGLRSMGPLMGLAMKTLRGKVDGQKLNQLLEDKIKIKIDGK from the coding sequence ATGTCCGAAATCCAAATTGATAAAATAGGACTTCTTGTAGGATTAGAAATCCATCAACAACTTGCAACCGGAGCCAAGTTATTTTGTAGATGTAAGCCCATCGAGTCAGAGGAATATCCGATTAAATTTTCACGTAAATTGAGGATAACCAGTAGTGAGTTAGGAGAGTTTGATCCTAGTGCTATTTTTGAAAAAAGTAAGGAAAAGACAATTGTGTATTATGCAAATCCAGAGAGTAGCTGTCTAGTAGAACAAGACGACGAGCCTCCGCATGATCTTGATCCTAATGCAAAAGAGACTGTTTTGATTATGTCATCTGCATTAAAATCAAACATTTTCAATGAAATCTATGTAATGAGAAAACTTGTGATTGATGGTTCCAATACCTCAGGTTTTCAAAGAACTATGCTGGTGTCTATGGGTGGAAATCTTGAAGTCAATGGTAAGAAAGTAGGGGTCCAGAGCATCTGTCTTGAGGAAGATGCTGCAAAACTGCTTCAAGACTTGAAAGATACAAGAGAATACAGTTTGGATAGATTAGGAATACCTCTAGTAGAAATTGCATTGGATCCTGTATCTGGCACACCAGAAGAAATCAAAAATATTGCTTTGACTTTGGGTCGAATGTTGCGAGCAACAAAAAGAGTAGGAAGAGGCATTGGGTCAATTAGGCAAGATGTTAATGTGTCAATAGAAGGAGGTGGTTCGGTAATAGAAGTAAAAGGCGTACAGAAATTAGATCAGTTAGAAAAAGTTATTGAGTATGAGGCAAAAAGACAGCATGGTCTTAAAATCATTGCTGAGAAATTAAGAACGTTAAAAATTGAAAAAATATCCAAGACGCAGGATGTAAAAGATGTGTCAAACATCTTCAAGAGCTGTAAATCAAAAATTATCCAAAAATCTCTTTCAGAAGGTTCCTCAATAAAGGCAATGAGAATCAAAGGATATGCCGGAATGTTTGGATGGGAACCATATCAGGGAATAAGATTAGGAAAACAGTTGGGCGAGCTGGTCAGATTCTTTGGCTTGGGCGGTCTGTTTCATTCTGACGAACTACCAAACTATGGTATTGAAGAGTCAGAAATTCAAGAAATAAGAAGCATACTTGAGATAAAACCTAGTGATGCGTTCATCATCTTGGCTGGAAATGAGAGAAAACTCGACACAGTGATTGAGTCTATCATAAAACGAATTGAAGATGCAAGAAATGGAATACCAGCAGAGACAAGAGCTGCTACAGTCACAGGTGAAACAGTGTTTCTACGACCAAGGCCGGGTTCGTCTAGGATGTATCCAGAGACAGACATACCGCCAATTATTGTAAACAACATAGAGATAGAGCAAGCAAGAGATAAAATTCCAAAATCATGGGAAGAAAATCTCATAGCGTTACAAAATCAATATGAACTAAATCAACAACTTTCAGCCCAGATATTTGACTCTGAATATCTAGATCTGTTTGAGACAATATGCAAAGACAAGAGAGTATCTCCCAATTTTGTGGCCTCGACTCTTTGTAGTACAATTACAAATTTGGAACGACAGGGAATGGATTCAGAATTATTGAGGACCACCGATATTTTAGAAGCTTTTAGTTTAGTAACTGAAGGAAAAATAGCAAAAGAATCACTTGAGATGATATTTGAGAGCGTAATGAGTGGAAAGTCAAAAACGATTATGGAAGCAATCAAGTCTAATGCGTTGAATACCATGGAAGATACTGAATTACATAAAATATTAGATGAGTTGGTAAAGTCTAATTTGAAAATGATTGAAGATCAGGGATTAAGATCTATGGGACCATTAATGGGTTTAGCCATGAAAACACTACGCGGTAAAGTAGACGGTCAGAAATTAAATCAATTATTAGAAGACAAGATAAAGATCAAGATAGATGGTAAATAA
- a CDS encoding DUF354 domain-containing protein gives MKIWFDILTPKQLLFFAPMVSKLSKNHKILCTSRNYREVVELSKIKNVDLKLVGKHGGSTKEGKLYSSIQRMNHLLEEIIKFSPDLTVSFCSPEAARISYGIGIKHVAFSDSPHAEAVMRLALPLVQKLLIPWVIPKNEFVRYGISKKDIMHYKAIDASVIVRERSRIRRVKVDKTKKTIVIRPEESEAAYILGKTVSDNIIYEASKENNPYNIIVLARYVIQKKRLEEKFGKKVIIMDKVVDGKSLLSITDLFIGSGGTMTAEAALMGIPTISYDAVPNYIEKYLVRVGLVKRETNPKKISFLIKKMISGGETNKQRAKTILDSMEDPYLKLVQTIKEV, from the coding sequence TTGAAAATCTGGTTTGACATTCTTACTCCTAAACAGCTGCTTTTCTTTGCTCCAATGGTAAGTAAATTGAGTAAAAATCACAAAATACTATGTACTTCACGAAATTATCGTGAAGTTGTAGAATTATCCAAGATAAAAAATGTGGATCTAAAGTTAGTTGGAAAACATGGTGGCTCTACCAAAGAGGGAAAACTTTACTCAAGCATACAGAGAATGAACCATCTTTTAGAGGAGATAATAAAGTTCTCACCTGATTTGACCGTTAGTTTCTGTTCGCCTGAAGCTGCAAGAATTTCCTATGGAATAGGAATCAAGCATGTAGCATTTTCAGATTCTCCCCATGCAGAAGCTGTAATGAGACTTGCATTACCCTTAGTACAGAAACTACTCATTCCTTGGGTTATACCCAAGAATGAGTTTGTCCGATATGGAATTTCAAAAAAAGATATCATGCATTACAAAGCCATTGATGCATCTGTAATAGTAAGAGAAAGATCGAGAATTAGAAGAGTGAAGGTTGACAAAACTAAAAAGACAATTGTGATAAGACCAGAAGAGTCAGAGGCTGCATATATTCTAGGAAAGACTGTGAGTGACAACATAATTTATGAAGCAAGTAAGGAAAACAATCCCTACAATATCATAGTCTTGGCAAGGTATGTAATACAAAAGAAGAGACTGGAAGAAAAATTTGGTAAAAAAGTCATCATAATGGATAAAGTTGTAGATGGTAAATCACTCCTTAGCATTACAGATCTTTTCATTGGTTCAGGAGGTACTATGACTGCAGAAGCTGCATTGATGGGAATTCCAACTATATCATATGATGCAGTACCAAATTATATTGAGAAATATCTTGTACGAGTAGGACTTGTAAAAAGAGAAACAAATCCAAAGAAAATTTCATTCTTGATCAAAAAAATGATAAGCGGTGGTGAAACAAATAAACAAAGAGCAAAAACTATTCTAGACTCAATGGAGGATCCTTATTTGAAACTAGTTCAAACAATAAAGGAAGTGTAG
- a CDS encoding Ig-like domain-containing protein — MISPNTATGTVTFSIDETPQAPVTISGGTATLATSTLSVGSHSITAAYSGDTNDLSSTSTITDCKTNFLLLIYSQGPHRRQLHTL; from the coding sequence ATGATATCACCAAATACCGCAACAGGCACTGTAACATTTAGCATTGATGAAACACCACAAGCACCAGTCACGATATCAGGAGGTACTGCAACACTTGCTACATCTACACTATCAGTAGGATCTCATAGTATCACCGCAGCATATTCAGGTGACACAAATGATCTTTCCAGTACATCGACTATTACAGACTGTAAAACCAATTTCCTTCTCCTCATTTACAGCCAAGGTCCACATCGAAGACAATTACACACACTTTGA
- a CDS encoding nucleotide exchange factor GrpE, with protein sequence MFDTSDVSQNDLTENQEHHNNKNEMESSQELETMKVQLEQEKEKVSSCEKKIQYLLADFENLKKRSDVDIQNRVNSITDGVILKFLGIYDDFVRAVDVLSKQDANTQGLDAILKNMDAFLAEFGVKSIEAMGEIFDPKLHEAISVKEDSTLDDNTITAEFRKGYILKERVIRPSLVEISKRNIKEMNVNG encoded by the coding sequence ATGTTTGACACATCGGATGTATCTCAAAATGATTTAACCGAAAACCAAGAACATCATAACAATAAAAACGAGATGGAATCCTCCCAAGAACTTGAAACAATGAAAGTTCAACTAGAACAAGAAAAAGAAAAGGTCTCCTCTTGTGAAAAAAAAATCCAATACCTACTTGCAGATTTTGAAAATCTAAAGAAAAGATCAGATGTTGATATTCAGAATCGTGTTAACTCGATCACTGATGGTGTTATTCTCAAATTTCTTGGAATATATGATGATTTTGTACGTGCTGTAGATGTCTTATCAAAACAAGATGCAAATACTCAAGGTTTAGATGCTATTTTGAAAAATATGGATGCGTTTCTAGCCGAATTTGGGGTGAAATCAATTGAAGCAATGGGCGAGATCTTTGATCCTAAATTGCATGAGGCAATATCTGTAAAAGAAGATTCAACATTGGATGATAATACTATCACTGCAGAGTTCCGTAAAGGATATATTTTGAAAGAGAGAGTTATTAGACCAAGCTTAGTGGAGATATCTAAGAGAAATATAAAAGAGATGAATGTAAATGGCTAA
- a CDS encoding 5' nucleotidase, NT5C type, with protein MTLRIALDVDGVLADVITSWLSYSNKIRPTILKSQISEWDFWRKHSIDKFDFYNELSICWKSWKNMPPTENNIAHATTQLSNLGTVDIVTARDESTHSDVKNWLRLHKINFKNYVGVLEGIEKSRLDYDVFIDDSPLNAQSILDEGKSVILYSQPWNESFDDHRATRIRELKNAVPVIDKMINGNE; from the coding sequence GTGACATTGAGAATAGCGCTTGATGTGGATGGAGTTTTAGCAGATGTAATCACATCGTGGTTATCATATAGTAATAAAATAAGACCAACGATATTGAAATCTCAAATATCTGAGTGGGACTTTTGGAGAAAACACAGTATAGATAAATTTGATTTTTACAATGAGCTTTCAATTTGTTGGAAATCTTGGAAAAATATGCCTCCTACCGAAAACAATATTGCACATGCTACTACACAACTATCAAATCTTGGTACTGTTGATATTGTAACAGCAAGAGATGAATCTACACATAGTGATGTAAAAAACTGGCTTAGACTACATAAAATAAATTTCAAAAACTATGTTGGTGTATTAGAAGGAATAGAAAAATCGCGACTGGACTATGATGTATTTATTGATGATTCTCCACTTAATGCACAAAGCATACTGGATGAAGGAAAATCTGTGATACTTTACTCACAACCTTGGAATGAATCATTTGATGACCATAGGGCTACGAGGATCCGCGAGCTAAAAAATGCAGTGCCTGTAATTGATAAAATGATCAATGGAAACGAATGA
- the dnaJ gene encoding molecular chaperone DnaJ codes for MSAKRDYYEVLGVSKSSNPDEIKSQYRKLALKFHPDKNKSPDAAEHFKEISEAYAVLSDVEKRKIYDTHGHAGVDGKYSTDDIFQGSKANFEDIFGGAGGFESIFESIFGRGGGFRFGGFDFGGSGRSRGSDLVYETALTLEEAFKGKKEEIDLPRLVNCDTCNGSGCAPGTSVRTCSVCNGQGQTRVSRSSGFSTFVTVQPCNTCRGQGKIIERPCSKCKGSGKQKATKKFSFEIPPGVEDGEYRIPGEGESVQNGVNGDLIVRIRVQPHDKFKRDGADVFYDANISMIDAALGKNILVETLEGQEKLEVESGSQPNTIVKLKGKGLPRQSGRGRGDEYVRLVINIPTKIDKHQRKLLEELKDSFSRS; via the coding sequence ATGAGTGCTAAACGTGACTATTATGAGGTTCTGGGAGTCTCAAAAAGCTCAAATCCAGATGAGATAAAATCGCAATATAGAAAACTTGCTCTGAAATTTCATCCTGATAAAAATAAATCACCTGACGCTGCAGAGCACTTTAAGGAAATTTCAGAAGCATATGCAGTATTATCTGATGTGGAAAAACGTAAAATCTATGATACACATGGCCATGCTGGCGTAGATGGGAAATATAGTACAGATGATATTTTTCAAGGTTCCAAAGCTAACTTTGAAGACATCTTTGGAGGCGCTGGCGGTTTTGAGTCTATTTTTGAATCTATTTTTGGTAGAGGTGGTGGATTTCGATTTGGCGGATTTGATTTTGGAGGATCTGGAAGATCAAGAGGTTCTGATCTTGTGTATGAAACAGCACTGACACTTGAAGAAGCATTCAAGGGGAAAAAAGAAGAAATTGACCTACCACGACTAGTAAACTGTGATACTTGCAACGGATCAGGCTGTGCTCCTGGCACATCTGTGAGGACATGTTCTGTATGTAACGGTCAAGGTCAGACAAGAGTATCACGAAGTAGTGGATTTTCTACATTTGTAACTGTGCAACCATGTAATACTTGTAGAGGACAGGGTAAGATAATAGAAAGACCATGCTCAAAATGTAAGGGATCTGGCAAGCAAAAAGCAACAAAGAAATTTTCATTTGAAATTCCTCCGGGAGTAGAGGATGGAGAATATAGAATTCCGGGTGAAGGCGAATCAGTTCAAAATGGTGTAAACGGTGATCTAATTGTTAGAATAAGAGTGCAACCACATGATAAATTCAAGAGAGATGGTGCTGATGTTTTTTATGATGCAAATATATCGATGATTGATGCAGCATTGGGCAAAAATATTTTGGTTGAAACACTCGAGGGACAAGAAAAACTTGAGGTAGAATCAGGAAGTCAACCAAACACAATAGTTAAACTAAAAGGAAAAGGGCTTCCTCGCCAGAGTGGCAGGGGTAGGGGAGATGAATATGTCAGACTTGTTATCAATATACCTACCAAGATAGACAAACACCAACGTAAATTACTTGAAGAATTAAAAGATAGTTTTAGCAGGAGTTAG
- the dnaK gene encoding molecular chaperone DnaK: MAKIIGIDLGTSNSAAAVMLGGKPTLIPASEGTTVGGKAFPSVVGLTKDGQLIVGEPARRQAVTNPEGTVIAAKRKMGTDHFFKIYDKEYKPQQISAFILQKIKRDAEAFTGDKVEKAVITVPAYFNDNQRQATKDAGQIAGLDVVRIINEPTAAALAFGLDKLKQDMKIMVFDLGGGTLDVTIMEMGGGVFEVMSTSGDTQLGGTDMDKVLIDYIVDSFRKTSGIDISKDNAAMVRVREAAEKAKIELSSIFETDINLPFISYDQSSGPKNLELKITRAKFEELINPIVERCRPSVTKSMEDAKLTPADVSKIILVGGPTRIPLVKKFVANLMGKEPEAGIDPMEAVALGAAVQAGIIGGEVTSDIVLLDVTPLTLGLEVLGGLREPIIDRNTTIPTSKSKVFTTAADNQTAVTIHVVQGERPMAADNVSLGSFNLSGILPAPRGIPQIEVKFDIDANGILNVTAKDLATQKEAKITITASTKLAKGDIEKMTKDAELFAEQDKKKKEEVLIKNEAQQSIYAAETLISQQKDKISQDQGVQVSNAIKELKDVLDKSIEEIKPKLDSLTKLINDISTELYKNVTPPPGAAAQGGPEATTQSEPGATGQDAGNSPN; this comes from the coding sequence ATGGCTAAAATTATTGGTATTGATTTGGGAACAAGTAATTCTGCTGCAGCTGTTATGCTGGGTGGAAAACCTACCCTTATTCCAGCGTCAGAGGGAACCACAGTTGGGGGAAAAGCATTTCCATCTGTTGTAGGACTCACAAAAGATGGTCAACTCATAGTTGGTGAACCAGCTAGAAGACAAGCAGTAACCAATCCAGAAGGTACAGTAATTGCAGCAAAAAGAAAGATGGGAACAGATCATTTTTTTAAAATTTATGATAAAGAATACAAACCTCAACAAATTTCTGCATTCATCCTACAAAAAATAAAGCGGGATGCTGAGGCATTTACTGGGGACAAGGTTGAAAAAGCGGTAATCACAGTACCTGCATATTTTAATGATAATCAGAGACAAGCAACCAAAGACGCTGGACAAATTGCGGGTCTTGATGTTGTAAGAATAATAAATGAACCAACTGCTGCTGCACTTGCCTTTGGCCTAGACAAATTAAAACAAGATATGAAAATTATGGTATTTGACTTGGGTGGAGGAACACTTGATGTAACCATAATGGAAATGGGTGGTGGTGTGTTTGAAGTCATGAGTACTTCTGGAGATACTCAACTTGGAGGTACAGACATGGATAAAGTTTTGATTGATTATATTGTTGACAGTTTTAGAAAAACATCTGGAATTGATATCTCAAAAGATAATGCAGCGATGGTACGAGTAAGGGAAGCTGCTGAAAAGGCAAAGATTGAACTCTCCTCAATATTTGAAACAGATATCAACTTACCGTTCATATCATATGATCAATCCTCAGGACCCAAGAACCTTGAATTAAAAATAACCCGGGCAAAGTTTGAGGAACTCATCAATCCAATAGTGGAAAGATGCAGACCTTCTGTTACGAAATCTATGGAAGATGCAAAGCTTACTCCTGCAGATGTTAGTAAAATTATCTTGGTCGGTGGTCCTACTAGAATTCCTCTGGTCAAAAAATTTGTCGCTAATTTAATGGGAAAAGAACCTGAGGCAGGGATCGATCCAATGGAGGCTGTTGCTTTAGGTGCTGCAGTTCAGGCAGGAATTATTGGTGGCGAAGTTACAAGCGATATTGTACTTCTTGATGTTACCCCTCTTACACTTGGTTTAGAAGTGTTAGGAGGATTACGAGAACCCATAATTGACAGGAATACCACAATTCCTACCTCCAAGAGCAAAGTTTTCACTACTGCTGCGGATAACCAAACTGCTGTAACTATACATGTAGTTCAAGGAGAGAGACCAATGGCTGCAGATAATGTGTCCCTTGGAAGCTTTAATCTTTCAGGAATTCTTCCTGCTCCTAGGGGTATTCCACAAATTGAGGTCAAATTTGATATTGATGCAAACGGCATACTCAATGTTACAGCAAAAGATCTAGCTACGCAAAAAGAAGCAAAGATAACCATTACTGCAAGCACAAAACTTGCCAAAGGGGATATAGAAAAAATGACAAAAGATGCTGAACTCTTCGCTGAGCAGGACAAAAAGAAGAAAGAGGAGGTATTGATCAAAAATGAAGCACAGCAATCTATCTATGCAGCTGAAACTTTGATCAGCCAACAGAAAGACAAGATATCACAAGATCAGGGTGTTCAGGTAAGTAATGCAATAAAAGAACTAAAAGATGTTCTTGACAAAAGTATTGAAGAAATAAAGCCAAAACTTGATTCATTAACCAAATTGATAAACGATATCAGTACTGAACTTTACAAAAATGTCACACCACCACCCGGTGCAGCTGCACAAGGTGGACCGGAGGCAACTACCCAAAGTGAACCTGGTGCGACTGGACAAGATGCAGGTAATTCACCAAACTGA
- the gatD gene encoding Glu-tRNA(Gln) amidotransferase subunit GatD, whose amino-acid sequence MSQFGYRGKGLEFLTSNKIAIGSQVKIHADSVYSGVIMPRYEHSDDHHIVLKLKSGYNIGLELDKIKKIEMEAAPVIKKETTYNSQSNSKLPKILLLSTGGTIASRIDYRTGAVTPALTAAELNASVPELATIANIDTEVLFSEYSENLLPHHWIEIAEKLDSYSRSEYDGIIVAHGTDTMQYTASALAFSLAGFPKPIALVGSQRSSDRPSSDAALNLIAATIFLTEIHSSGIFVIMHNSSNDDEIACNWATRVRKNHTSRRDAFKTIGGPPAYIVKSKSIEKDRMFNVPEKEYMPRIKFDDHVLLLKYYPGLDSKIIEYAIDSGYRGIIIEGTGLGHVGKTMYESIEKAKKNGLFVGMTSQCIDGMVRMTVYDSGRDLLNLGVMPLGNMIPETALVKTMWALANSENSDEMTKLMKENIALEFSD is encoded by the coding sequence ATGTCACAATTTGGATACAGGGGTAAAGGACTTGAATTTCTTACAAGTAATAAGATAGCGATAGGAAGTCAGGTAAAGATTCACGCAGATTCAGTTTACTCGGGGGTCATAATGCCAAGATATGAACACAGTGATGACCACCACATTGTTTTAAAATTGAAAAGCGGATACAACATAGGGTTAGAACTTGATAAGATAAAAAAAATAGAGATGGAAGCAGCACCTGTAATAAAAAAAGAAACAACATACAATTCACAGTCGAATTCAAAACTTCCAAAAATTCTCCTCTTATCAACAGGCGGGACAATTGCAAGCAGGATAGATTATAGAACTGGTGCAGTCACTCCAGCTCTTACTGCTGCAGAGCTTAATGCAAGTGTTCCAGAACTTGCAACCATTGCAAACATAGACACTGAAGTACTTTTTTCAGAATATTCTGAAAATTTGCTTCCACACCACTGGATAGAGATTGCAGAAAAACTTGATTCTTATTCCAGATCAGAATATGACGGAATCATAGTGGCTCATGGTACAGACACTATGCAATATACAGCATCAGCGCTAGCATTTTCTTTAGCAGGATTCCCAAAACCAATTGCGCTTGTAGGCTCACAGAGATCATCAGATAGACCATCATCAGATGCTGCACTGAATCTAATTGCCGCCACAATATTTTTGACAGAGATACATTCCTCAGGAATTTTTGTAATAATGCATAATAGTTCAAACGATGATGAAATTGCTTGCAACTGGGCAACACGTGTAAGAAAAAACCACACTAGTAGACGAGATGCATTCAAGACAATAGGTGGCCCTCCTGCATATATTGTAAAATCAAAAAGTATTGAAAAAGACAGGATGTTTAATGTTCCAGAAAAGGAATACATGCCTAGGATCAAGTTTGACGATCATGTCTTGTTGCTAAAATATTATCCAGGCCTTGATTCCAAGATCATCGAGTATGCAATAGATTCAGGATATAGGGGAATAATTATTGAAGGAACTGGACTTGGTCATGTTGGAAAAACAATGTATGAGTCAATAGAAAAGGCAAAGAAAAATGGATTGTTTGTTGGAATGACATCGCAATGTATTGATGGAATGGTAAGAATGACCGTCTATGACAGTGGAAGAGATCTTTTGAATCTAGGGGTCATGCCACTTGGAAACATGATACCTGAGACAGCTCTTGTAAAAACAATGTGGGCATTGGCCAATTCCGAAAATTCTGACGAAATGACAAAACTGATGAAAGAGAATATTGCTCTTGAATTTTCAGACTAA
- a CDS encoding ThiF family adenylyltransferase: MANIKFTIPSVLNKGGGEKKIDLVATTLSEAFIKISEQLGDEFKRRVLNPDGSPRSLINIYINGKNMKFSGGLETVLNDGDEIYILPAVAGGSDLSSKDLERYSRQVMLEEIGYEGQIKLKKSKVCVVGVGGLGNPIVTRLVAMGIGTIRIVDRDVIEISNLHRQTMFDESDVGQIKVEVAAKKLKKMNSDVIIEALPVSVNDYTALDVVEGCDVVIDALDSVNARYSLNKACIKKNIPFVTGAAVGVSGQVFTILPHQTACYHCIFPSLDENSMPTCSTEGVHPSILSIVGGIEVAEAVKVIIGRAPTLANKLLYIDLDNLDFNTAVFNKVDECSECGSGKHEELPSQELIVEELCGRNRGKRTFSITPTTMIEIDVPKITSAASEKGFKVQNQGELGLSISSNDIFVSFLKRGSAVIVGEKDENSAITLYKKLVNA; this comes from the coding sequence ATGGCTAATATCAAATTCACTATTCCTTCTGTACTGAATAAAGGTGGTGGGGAGAAAAAAATAGACTTGGTAGCAACCACTCTCTCTGAAGCATTTATTAAAATTTCAGAACAACTAGGAGATGAATTCAAAAGACGAGTTCTTAACCCAGACGGTTCTCCCCGATCACTTATCAATATATACATAAACGGAAAAAACATGAAATTTTCGGGAGGTCTGGAAACAGTGCTAAATGATGGAGACGAGATTTACATTTTGCCTGCAGTAGCAGGTGGTTCTGATCTTTCAAGTAAGGATCTTGAAAGATATTCAAGACAAGTAATGTTGGAAGAGATTGGTTATGAAGGTCAGATCAAACTCAAAAAATCAAAAGTATGCGTTGTTGGGGTAGGTGGGCTAGGTAATCCAATAGTGACTCGACTGGTTGCCATGGGAATAGGAACGATAAGAATTGTGGATAGGGATGTAATAGAAATATCAAATCTACATAGACAAACAATGTTTGATGAATCTGATGTAGGTCAGATCAAAGTCGAGGTTGCTGCAAAAAAGCTCAAAAAAATGAATTCAGATGTGATAATTGAAGCATTACCTGTTTCTGTAAATGACTATACTGCACTAGATGTAGTGGAGGGATGTGACGTTGTAATTGATGCACTTGACAGCGTTAACGCCAGGTATTCTCTTAACAAGGCCTGCATAAAAAAAAACATTCCATTTGTGACAGGGGCAGCAGTGGGAGTTTCAGGGCAAGTATTTACCATACTGCCACATCAAACCGCATGCTATCACTGCATATTTCCATCACTTGATGAAAATTCTATGCCTACATGTAGTACTGAAGGCGTTCACCCATCAATACTTTCTATTGTTGGAGGAATTGAGGTTGCAGAAGCAGTCAAAGTCATCATAGGAAGAGCACCCACTTTGGCAAACAAATTACTTTACATTGATCTTGATAATCTTGATTTCAATACTGCAGTTTTCAACAAAGTAGATGAATGTTCTGAATGTGGTTCGGGCAAACATGAGGAATTGCCTTCTCAAGAACTCATTGTTGAAGAGTTATGTGGACGCAATAGGGGAAAGCGTACATTTTCTATCACTCCTACAACAATGATTGAGATTGATGTTCCAAAAATAACAAGTGCTGCATCAGAAAAAGGCTTCAAAGTGCAAAATCAAGGTGAGTTAGGATTGTCAATTTCTTCCAATGACATCTTTGTAAGTTTCTTAAAACGTGGTTCTGCTGTAATTGTTGGCGAAAAGGATGAAAATTCTGCCATTACATTATACAAAAAATTAGTTAACGCATAA
- a CDS encoding YncE family protein produces MPRGIVYDPANGKIYVANFGSNTISIIDTSNNNVSTILTGSTGGPNGVAFDPMNGFVYVPDFSGTRLNVIDTATNTFINPVTLPSAPYYYYTIFDPVNSDIYITSGSNVAIVQTQTQFTVTVVHNHINILISQPIHIW; encoded by the coding sequence TTGCCAAGGGGTATAGTATATGATCCTGCAAATGGAAAGATATACGTTGCAAACTTTGGATCTAACACTATCTCTATAATAGATACCTCAAACAACAACGTTTCTACTATTCTTACAGGTTCTACTGGCGGTCCAAACGGTGTCGCATTTGATCCAATGAACGGATTTGTCTATGTGCCAGACTTTTCAGGTACTAGACTAAATGTAATAGATACTGCAACTAACACTTTCATTAATCCAGTTACATTACCTAGTGCACCTTACTATTACTATACAATATTTGATCCAGTAAACTCTGATATTTACATAACCAGTGGTAGTAACGTTGCAATAGTCCAGACGCAGACACAATTTACAGTTACAGTAGTCCACAACCACATCAATATCCTCATCAGCCAACCCATCCACATTTGGTAA